A stretch of Allostreptomyces psammosilenae DNA encodes these proteins:
- a CDS encoding nuclear transport factor 2 family protein, which yields MTGGIEGPAGRPGRPGGPDHPSVALDVAAIEAVNVAFYDAVERGDLAALSDLWLDGEDADSVSCVHPGWPLIRGRSSVLRAYALIMANTEYIQYFITDTEIRVAGDTALLTCTENVLSGASEEEIAELTGEGNGSEDADELAEGLGGLLDAGGPEEAEGPGPLVGGMAVATTVLRRTDAGWRVWAHHGSPVMVGEDDEGDEPPVEPSGDSL from the coding sequence ATGACCGGAGGAATCGAAGGCCCGGCCGGCCGCCCGGGGCGTCCCGGGGGACCGGACCACCCGTCCGTCGCCCTCGACGTCGCCGCCATCGAGGCGGTGAACGTGGCCTTCTACGACGCCGTGGAGCGCGGTGACCTCGCGGCGCTGTCCGACCTGTGGCTGGACGGCGAGGACGCCGACTCCGTCAGCTGCGTGCACCCCGGCTGGCCGCTGATCCGCGGCCGGTCCTCGGTGCTCCGCGCCTACGCGCTGATCATGGCGAACACCGAGTACATCCAGTACTTCATCACCGACACCGAGATCCGGGTGGCCGGCGACACCGCCCTGCTCACCTGCACCGAGAACGTCCTCAGCGGCGCCTCGGAGGAGGAGATCGCCGAGCTGACCGGGGAGGGCAACGGCTCCGAGGACGCCGACGAGCTCGCCGAGGGCCTCGGCGGGCTGCTCGACGCGGGCGGCCCGGAGGAGGCCGAGGGGCCCGGGCCGCTGGTCGGCGGCATGGCCGTGGCCACCACCGTGCTGCGCCGCACCGACGCCGGCTGGCGGGTGTGGGCGCACCACGGCTCGCCGGTGATGGTCGGCGAGGACGACGAGGGTGACGAGCCCCCGGTGGAGCCGAGCGGCGACAGCCTGTAG
- the folB gene encoding dihydroneopterin aldolase has protein sequence MLDRVALRGLRAVGHHGVFPEEREKGQTFVVDLELRLDTRPAAAGDDLASTVHYGIVAEQVVAVVEGEPVDLIETLAQRIADQCLEHQAVREVEVTVHKPEAPITVPFDDVTITIVRSRAHEQ, from the coding sequence ATGCTCGACCGGGTGGCGCTGCGCGGCCTGCGCGCCGTGGGGCACCACGGGGTTTTCCCCGAGGAGCGCGAGAAGGGGCAGACCTTCGTGGTCGACCTCGAACTGCGCCTGGACACGCGTCCGGCGGCGGCGGGGGACGATCTCGCGTCCACCGTGCACTACGGGATCGTCGCCGAGCAGGTGGTCGCCGTGGTGGAAGGGGAACCGGTCGATCTGATCGAGACGCTCGCCCAGCGGATCGCCGACCAGTGCCTGGAACACCAAGCGGTGCGGGAGGTGGAGGTGACCGTCCACAAGCCGGAGGCCCCCATCACCGTCCCGTTCGACGACGTCACCATCACGATCGTACGGAGCCGTGCTCATGAGCAGTGA
- the folK gene encoding 2-amino-4-hydroxy-6-hydroxymethyldihydropteridine diphosphokinase yields MSSDPTTTPVAPDVERKVDDADTTLQNPRTAVVALGSNLGNRLDMLQGAIDSLGDTPGMRVKKVSGVYETEPVGGPADQPTYFNAVVLVRTTLPPSSLLERANAIEEAYERVREERWGPRTLDVDILAYEDVITSDDQLTLPHPRAHERGFVLAPWNEIDPDAVVPGHGPVADLLAEVGIEGVTRRDDLSLHLPE; encoded by the coding sequence ATGAGCAGTGACCCGACCACCACACCCGTGGCCCCCGACGTGGAGCGGAAGGTCGACGACGCCGACACCACCCTGCAGAACCCCCGCACCGCCGTGGTGGCCCTCGGCAGCAACCTCGGCAACCGCCTGGACATGCTCCAGGGCGCCATCGACTCGCTCGGCGACACCCCCGGCATGCGGGTCAAGAAAGTCTCCGGCGTCTACGAGACCGAGCCGGTGGGCGGCCCGGCGGACCAGCCGACCTACTTCAACGCCGTCGTCCTGGTGCGCACCACCCTGCCGCCGTCCTCGCTGCTGGAGCGCGCCAACGCCATCGAGGAGGCGTACGAGCGGGTCCGGGAGGAGCGCTGGGGCCCGCGCACCCTGGACGTGGACATCCTCGCCTACGAGGACGTCATCACCAGTGACGACCAGCTGACCCTGCCGCACCCCCGCGCGCACGAGCGCGGCTTCGTCCTGGCCCCGTGGAACGAGATCGACCCGGACGCCGTGGTACCGGGGCACGGCCCGGTCGCCGACCTGCTGGCCGAGGTCGGCATCGAGGGCGTCACCCGCCGCGACGACCTCTCGCTGCACCTGCCGGAGTGA
- a CDS encoding DUF3180 domain-containing protein, whose amino-acid sequence MKPLRLSTLVATAAVTGLLSWGAFGLWRSYGTVPGVPPAAPIVLLLIAAALGATAITFRNRLREQRDRVPGARGVNPLVAARAVVFGQASALVSSAVLGVYAGLGTFLLPDWSVSTRRGDIYLSGLSVLAAVAVIAAAFLLERICRLPEDPEALGAPADEGPDTDHHHPHF is encoded by the coding sequence GTGAAGCCGCTACGCCTGTCAACGCTCGTCGCCACCGCGGCGGTCACCGGACTGCTGAGCTGGGGTGCCTTCGGGCTGTGGCGCTCCTACGGCACGGTGCCCGGGGTCCCGCCGGCGGCGCCGATCGTGCTGCTGCTGATCGCGGCGGCCCTCGGCGCCACGGCGATCACCTTCCGCAACCGGCTCCGGGAGCAGCGCGACCGCGTGCCGGGCGCGCGCGGGGTGAACCCGCTGGTGGCCGCGCGGGCGGTGGTCTTCGGGCAGGCCAGCGCGCTGGTCTCCTCGGCGGTGCTCGGCGTCTACGCCGGCCTCGGGACCTTCCTGCTGCCGGACTGGAGCGTCTCCACCCGCCGCGGCGACATCTACCTCAGCGGCCTGTCCGTGCTCGCCGCGGTGGCGGTGATCGCGGCGGCGTTCCTGCTGGAACGCATCTGCCGGCTCCCGGAGGACCCGGAGGCCCTCGGCGCCCCCGCCGACGAGGGCCCCGACACCGACCACCACCACCCGCACTTCTAG
- a CDS encoding endonuclease/exonuclease/phosphatase family protein: MRRSTSVKPGTTTMREKKNMISLFTSEEIRPGADIPVFYQSESGKPNNWIDLRRVDGAKEKSVTFQYAPGCAGVVTFSGLSTDGGKEGGKGITPGDYALYLYEGNAADVCLDGPVRFSLSDAPYFCADSFSTANIRVGERCDVDLTGILEAFGHDVTFEKAGGDDWLDVTEAGKVTGEAPEDFAGRPGHIVVTAQADDTGAETSVALTVPVRDADGPLVDQLRIATWNLWYDGDRVYDGLAKVMRVLLEQDVDIVGLQEVHDDEEHQTVKDLAARLGWYHHMHPDSDVKDVGLLSRYPVDEKLSGSGTDHLRTAVKVGDLVLQICGVHLNYDPYSPYEAPVGKRRFTRAVREAEKATEHKEEMTGILQKIRTQLGDADASPVLVLGDFNCPSHLDWESALHSGDMRNWPATTLLEEKGFADSYRVAHPDRRAYPGLTWSPAQLWNNREVDPPRVEPQDRIDFVFHKGRRLDVLASHTQVAGNPAPAEQHAEWGRYPHYWYNRWPSDHAAVITTYRVNPKTT; encoded by the coding sequence GTGCGAAGGAGCACGTCCGTCAAGCCGGGAACCACCACCATGCGCGAGAAGAAGAACATGATCTCCCTCTTCACCAGCGAGGAGATCAGGCCCGGGGCAGACATCCCGGTCTTCTACCAGTCCGAGAGCGGAAAGCCGAACAACTGGATCGACCTGCGCAGGGTCGACGGGGCGAAGGAGAAGAGCGTCACCTTCCAGTACGCACCCGGGTGCGCCGGCGTCGTCACCTTCTCCGGCCTCTCGACCGATGGCGGCAAGGAAGGGGGCAAGGGCATCACGCCGGGGGACTACGCGCTCTACCTCTACGAGGGGAACGCCGCGGACGTCTGCCTCGACGGCCCGGTCAGGTTCAGCCTGAGCGACGCCCCCTACTTCTGCGCGGACTCCTTCAGCACGGCCAATATCAGGGTCGGGGAGCGCTGCGACGTCGATCTCACGGGAATCCTGGAGGCCTTCGGCCACGACGTGACCTTCGAGAAGGCCGGGGGAGACGACTGGCTGGACGTCACCGAGGCGGGGAAGGTGACCGGCGAGGCGCCGGAGGACTTCGCCGGACGGCCCGGGCACATCGTCGTCACCGCGCAGGCCGACGACACCGGGGCGGAGACCAGCGTGGCGCTGACCGTGCCGGTGCGCGACGCCGACGGACCGCTGGTCGACCAACTCCGGATCGCCACCTGGAACCTGTGGTACGACGGGGACCGCGTCTACGACGGCCTCGCCAAGGTGATGCGCGTGCTCCTGGAGCAGGACGTCGACATCGTCGGCCTCCAGGAGGTGCACGACGACGAGGAGCACCAGACCGTCAAGGACCTCGCGGCGAGGCTGGGCTGGTACCACCACATGCACCCGGATTCGGACGTCAAGGACGTCGGCCTGCTCAGCCGCTATCCCGTCGACGAGAAACTGAGCGGATCCGGCACCGATCACCTGCGGACGGCCGTCAAGGTCGGTGATCTGGTCTTGCAGATCTGCGGAGTCCACCTCAACTACGACCCGTACTCCCCCTACGAGGCCCCGGTGGGGAAGCGGAGGTTCACCCGCGCGGTCCGGGAGGCGGAGAAGGCGACGGAGCACAAGGAGGAAATGACCGGGATCCTCCAGAAGATCCGGACGCAGCTGGGCGACGCGGACGCCTCGCCGGTCCTCGTCCTGGGGGACTTCAACTGCCCCTCCCACCTGGACTGGGAGTCCGCGCTGCACAGTGGCGACATGCGGAACTGGCCCGCCACCACCCTGCTGGAGGAGAAGGGCTTCGCCGACTCCTACCGCGTCGCCCACCCGGACCGGCGCGCGTACCCCGGGCTCACCTGGTCCCCGGCGCAGCTGTGGAACAACCGGGAGGTGGATCCGCCGCGCGTCGAGCCGCAGGACCGGATCGACTTCGTGTTCCACAAGGGCAGGAGGCTCGACGTCCTCGCCTCCCACACCCAGGTGGCGGGGAACCCCGCACCGGCGGAGCAGCACGCGGAGTGGGGGCGGTACCCCCACTACTGGTACAACCGGTGGCCCTCCGACCACGCGGCCGTGATCACCACCTACCGGGTGAACCCCAAGACGACCTGA
- a CDS encoding winged helix-turn-helix transcriptional regulator: MARAEIDPEAACPIAPVVDIVFSRWTTPILWALNEYGRQRFVELERRITSITPKVLTQRLRQLERDGLVVRTYHPEVPPRVEYEISELGRSLAPLFASLAEWAAGNLEKVERARQDYDGREPLPGRRA; the protein is encoded by the coding sequence ATGGCGCGTGCCGAGATCGACCCGGAGGCGGCCTGCCCGATCGCCCCGGTGGTCGACATCGTGTTCAGCCGCTGGACCACGCCGATCCTGTGGGCGCTCAACGAGTACGGGCGGCAGCGGTTCGTGGAGCTGGAACGCCGCATCACCTCGATAACCCCCAAGGTGCTCACCCAGCGGCTGCGGCAGTTGGAGCGCGACGGGCTGGTGGTGCGCACCTACCACCCCGAGGTTCCGCCCCGGGTGGAGTACGAGATCAGCGAGCTGGGCCGCAGCCTCGCGCCGCTGTTCGCCTCGCTCGCCGAATGGGCGGCCGGCAACCTGGAGAAGGTCGAGCGGGCCCGACAGGACTACGACGGCCGGGAACCGCTCCCCGGCCGTCGCGCCTGA
- a CDS encoding NAD(P)H-binding protein: MIVVTGATGNVGRPLVEALAAAGERVTAVSRRPAADLPAGVRHHRADLAEAESVRPVLDGAEALFLLTSGEFLGSGGDIRPLLKAADAAGVRRVVLLSSQGVGTGRHAPGLEDAVRGSGLEWTVLRPGGFDSNAFQWAEGVRTQRAIAAPFGDVALPTIDPLDIAEVAAATLREPGHAGASYVLTGPEPVSPRQQAAAIGEALGEPVRFVELSEAEARERMLRFMPAPVVEATLGILGRPSADEQRVSPDVEKVLGRPAHTFAAWVARNVAAFR, translated from the coding sequence ATGATCGTGGTGACCGGAGCGACCGGCAACGTCGGACGGCCGCTGGTGGAGGCGCTGGCCGCGGCAGGTGAGCGGGTGACGGCCGTCTCCCGCCGCCCCGCGGCGGACCTGCCGGCGGGCGTGCGGCACCACCGGGCGGACCTCGCCGAGGCGGAGAGCGTCCGTCCCGTACTCGACGGCGCCGAGGCGCTGTTCCTGCTGACCTCGGGCGAGTTCCTGGGGTCCGGTGGCGACATCCGCCCACTCCTGAAGGCCGCCGACGCGGCGGGCGTGCGGCGGGTCGTGCTGCTGTCCTCCCAGGGCGTCGGCACCGGACGCCACGCCCCGGGCCTGGAGGACGCCGTCCGCGGCTCCGGCCTGGAGTGGACGGTGCTGCGGCCCGGCGGCTTCGACTCCAACGCCTTCCAGTGGGCCGAGGGCGTCCGTACCCAGCGGGCGATCGCGGCGCCGTTCGGCGACGTGGCGCTGCCGACCATCGACCCGCTCGACATCGCCGAGGTCGCCGCCGCCACGCTGCGGGAACCCGGACACGCCGGTGCCAGCTACGTGCTGACCGGGCCGGAGCCGGTCTCCCCCCGCCAGCAGGCCGCGGCGATCGGGGAGGCGCTCGGCGAGCCGGTGCGGTTCGTCGAGCTGAGCGAGGCGGAGGCCCGGGAGCGGATGCTGCGCTTCATGCCCGCCCCGGTGGTGGAGGCCACCCTCGGCATCCTCGGCAGGCCGTCGGCCGACGAGCAGCGGGTGAGCCCCGACGTGGAGAAGGTCCTCGGCCGCCCGGCCCACACCTTCGCCGCGTGGGTGGCCCGCAACGTCGCGGCGTTCCGGTAG
- a CDS encoding ABC transporter ATP-binding protein — MIRFEDVGKRYPDGTVAVDGLSMEIHEGELVTLVGPSGCGKTTTMTMVNRLTEPTSGRVLLDGKDVATQDPVRLRRRIGYVIQQVGLFPHRTVLDNTATVPTLLGRTRREARSRAAELLELVGLDPATHGERYPHQLSGGERQRVGVARALAADPPVLLMDEPFGAVDPVVRERLQGEFRRLQARMRKTVLFVTHDIEEAVRLGDRMAVFAKGRLAQLDTPARVLGDPADDYVAGFVGADRGLKRLSVTPVDTRDLEQPPIVRLDDPAEDAARRMRADGVRWAVVLDEAGGLHGWVSGQALPDGGTVRDHARRMDAWVPRDASLKQAFSTMLQHDAGWVAVLDGEGGRFLGVLTPALLHAALRRSVGVETGRLDRDQVETGPVPGDGAGF; from the coding sequence ATGATCAGGTTCGAGGACGTCGGCAAGCGCTACCCCGACGGCACCGTGGCCGTGGACGGGCTGTCCATGGAGATCCACGAGGGCGAGCTGGTCACCCTCGTCGGCCCCTCCGGCTGCGGCAAGACCACCACCATGACCATGGTCAACCGGCTCACCGAGCCCACCTCCGGCCGAGTGCTGCTGGACGGGAAGGACGTCGCCACCCAGGACCCGGTCCGGCTGCGGCGGCGCATCGGCTACGTCATCCAGCAGGTCGGCCTCTTCCCGCACCGCACCGTGCTGGACAACACCGCGACCGTCCCCACGCTGCTCGGCCGCACCCGCCGCGAGGCCCGTTCCCGCGCCGCCGAGCTGCTGGAGCTCGTCGGACTGGACCCGGCCACCCACGGCGAGCGCTACCCCCACCAGCTCTCCGGCGGCGAACGGCAGCGCGTCGGCGTCGCCCGCGCGCTGGCCGCCGACCCGCCCGTGCTGCTGATGGACGAGCCTTTCGGGGCCGTCGACCCGGTGGTGCGCGAGCGGCTCCAGGGCGAGTTCCGCCGGCTCCAGGCGCGGATGCGCAAGACCGTGCTGTTCGTCACCCACGACATCGAGGAGGCCGTGCGGCTCGGCGACCGGATGGCCGTGTTCGCCAAGGGCCGGCTCGCCCAGCTCGACACGCCCGCCCGCGTCCTGGGCGACCCGGCCGACGACTACGTGGCCGGCTTCGTCGGCGCCGACCGGGGCCTGAAGCGGCTCTCGGTCACCCCGGTGGACACCCGCGACCTCGAACAGCCGCCGATCGTGCGCCTCGACGACCCGGCGGAGGACGCCGCCCGGCGGATGCGGGCGGACGGCGTCCGCTGGGCCGTCGTCCTCGACGAGGCCGGCGGCCTGCACGGCTGGGTGTCCGGGCAGGCGCTGCCGGACGGCGGCACCGTCCGCGACCACGCGCGCCGGATGGACGCCTGGGTTCCCCGGGACGCCAGCCTCAAGCAGGCGTTCAGCACCATGCTGCAGCACGACGCCGGCTGGGTGGCCGTGCTCGACGGCGAGGGCGGGCGGTTCCTCGGCGTGCTCACCCCCGCCCTGCTGCACGCCGCGCTGCGCCGCTCGGTGGGCGTCGAGACCGGACGGCTGGACCGGGACCAGGTCGAGACCGGCCCGGTTCCCGGGGACGGCGCGGGCTTCTAG
- a CDS encoding ABC transporter permease codes for MIPPQTATTLPRADGADCLAANAWICPEYVRTRSEELLQAVGEHLALTGSAVLLAILVALPLALLVRRLPRLELPVVGLTTLLYTVPSLAMFSLLLPLFGLSSATVVTGLVLYSLTVLVRNFLAGLASVPEDVRRAARGMGYGPLRLLLSVELPLALPSMMAGVRIATVSAVALTTVGAIVGHGGLGNLIYSGMSSYFRAQVLTASVLCVVIAVAFDLLLLALQRACTPWLRTDGRARRGRRPARGTEVITDGAG; via the coding sequence GTGATCCCGCCGCAGACCGCCACCACCCTGCCGCGGGCCGACGGCGCCGACTGCCTCGCCGCCAACGCCTGGATCTGCCCGGAGTACGTGCGGACCCGGTCCGAGGAACTGCTCCAGGCGGTCGGCGAGCACCTGGCGCTGACCGGCTCGGCGGTGCTGCTCGCGATCCTGGTCGCCCTGCCGCTCGCGCTGCTGGTGCGCCGGCTGCCCCGGCTGGAACTACCGGTGGTCGGCCTGACCACCCTGCTCTACACGGTGCCGTCGCTGGCGATGTTCTCGCTGCTGCTGCCGCTGTTCGGGCTGTCCTCCGCCACCGTCGTCACCGGGCTGGTGCTGTACTCGCTCACCGTCCTGGTGCGGAACTTCCTGGCCGGGCTCGCCTCCGTGCCGGAGGACGTCCGCCGGGCGGCCCGCGGGATGGGGTACGGGCCGCTGCGGCTGCTGCTCTCGGTGGAACTGCCGCTGGCCCTGCCGTCGATGATGGCCGGGGTGCGCATCGCGACCGTCTCGGCGGTGGCCCTGACCACCGTGGGCGCCATCGTGGGGCACGGGGGCCTGGGGAACCTCATCTACTCCGGGATGAGCAGCTACTTCCGCGCGCAGGTGCTGACCGCGTCGGTGCTCTGCGTGGTGATCGCCGTGGCCTTCGACCTCCTGCTGCTGGCGCTGCAACGGGCCTGCACGCCGTGGCTGCGCACGGACGGCCGGGCCAGGCGGGGGCGCCGCCCGGCGCGGGGGACGGAGGTGATCACGGATGGGGCCGGCTGA
- a CDS encoding ABC transporter permease yields the protein MGPAEVVAGAWDWLLDPTHWSGPNGVPNRFGEHMFLTGVCLLISCLLALPVGLWLGHIGRGGALAVNLSNVGRAVPTFAVLVLLLLSPLGRYGSLPTVIALVLFALPPVLTNAYVGMREVDRDVVRAATGMGMSGWQLFTRVELPLALPLVVTGVRTAAVQLVATATLAAIPGEGGLGRIITAGFSLRDTPQVLAGAVLVAVLALVVEVALAVAQWLLDPRRRTARSRASRSRRPTGPSTSKPESRTTVTGVTTGG from the coding sequence ATGGGGCCGGCTGAGGTGGTCGCCGGGGCCTGGGACTGGCTGCTCGACCCGACGCACTGGTCCGGCCCGAACGGCGTGCCGAATCGTTTTGGCGAGCACATGTTCCTCACCGGCGTGTGCCTGCTGATCTCCTGCCTGCTCGCCCTCCCGGTGGGCCTGTGGCTCGGGCACATCGGCCGGGGCGGGGCGCTCGCCGTGAACCTGTCCAACGTGGGCCGGGCCGTGCCGACGTTCGCGGTGCTGGTGCTGCTCCTGCTCAGCCCGCTGGGCCGGTACGGCTCGCTGCCCACGGTCATCGCCCTGGTGCTGTTCGCCCTGCCGCCGGTGCTGACCAACGCCTACGTCGGCATGCGGGAGGTCGACCGCGACGTGGTGCGGGCCGCCACCGGCATGGGCATGTCCGGCTGGCAGCTGTTCACCCGGGTGGAGCTGCCGCTGGCGCTGCCGCTGGTGGTGACGGGTGTGCGGACGGCCGCCGTGCAGCTGGTCGCGACCGCGACGCTCGCCGCCATCCCCGGGGAGGGCGGCCTCGGCCGGATCATCACGGCCGGCTTCAGCCTGCGCGACACCCCGCAGGTGCTGGCCGGCGCCGTGCTGGTGGCGGTGCTGGCCCTGGTGGTGGAGGTCGCCCTCGCCGTCGCCCAGTGGCTGCTGGACCCGCGACGGCGGACGGCGCGGTCGCGGGCGTCGCGATCACGGCGACCGACCGGTCCTTCGACGAGCAAGCCGGAGTCACGGACGACCGTGACCGGCGTGACGACAGGTGGTTGA
- a CDS encoding ABC transporter substrate-binding protein, with translation MNRRSRRRLAGVAVALATAVTLTACGGGESLEESGTGGGEASPGSGSGSGSGSGEKGELTVGSAGFTESQVLAEMYAQVLRADGWTVEIQTANNRELYEPALESGEIDVVPEYAATLAEFLNTKANGADAEPVASPDVDATVAALRELAEPLGLAVLDAGEAVDQNAFAVSREFAEANDLQTLTDLGELGQPIRLAAGDECVSRPFCQPGLEETYGIEIEAIDPLGVGTVQAKQAVANGEDDMVLTTTTDATLEQFDLVLLEDDKNLQNADNVLPVVNAESAGGEDVAAALNELTAVLTTEDLTELNRQVDAERLKPEDVARDYLTEQGLL, from the coding sequence ATGAACAGACGTTCCCGCAGACGGCTCGCCGGGGTGGCGGTCGCGCTGGCCACGGCGGTGACCCTGACCGCCTGTGGTGGCGGGGAGAGCCTGGAGGAGAGCGGCACGGGCGGCGGCGAGGCGTCCCCGGGCTCCGGTTCCGGTTCGGGCTCCGGCTCGGGGGAGAAGGGCGAGCTGACGGTCGGCTCGGCCGGCTTCACCGAGAGCCAGGTCCTCGCCGAGATGTACGCGCAGGTGCTGCGGGCCGACGGCTGGACGGTCGAGATCCAGACGGCCAACAACCGCGAGCTCTACGAGCCGGCGCTGGAGTCCGGCGAGATCGACGTGGTGCCGGAGTACGCCGCGACCCTCGCCGAGTTCCTGAACACCAAGGCCAACGGCGCCGACGCCGAACCCGTGGCCTCACCCGACGTGGACGCCACGGTGGCGGCGCTGCGTGAACTCGCCGAACCGCTCGGCCTGGCGGTGCTGGACGCCGGCGAGGCGGTCGACCAGAACGCCTTCGCCGTCAGCCGCGAGTTCGCCGAGGCCAACGACCTCCAGACGCTGACCGACCTGGGGGAACTGGGCCAGCCGATCCGCCTGGCGGCCGGCGACGAGTGCGTCAGCCGCCCGTTCTGCCAGCCGGGGCTGGAGGAGACGTACGGCATCGAGATCGAGGCCATCGACCCGCTGGGCGTCGGGACCGTCCAGGCCAAGCAGGCCGTGGCGAACGGCGAGGACGACATGGTCCTGACCACGACCACGGACGCCACGCTGGAGCAGTTCGACCTGGTGCTGCTGGAGGACGACAAGAACCTCCAGAACGCCGACAACGTGCTGCCGGTCGTGAACGCCGAGTCGGCCGGTGGGGAGGACGTCGCGGCGGCGCTGAACGAGCTGACCGCCGTCCTCACCACGGAGGACCTGACCGAGCTCAACCGCCAGGTGGACGCCGAACGCCTCAAGCCCGAGGACGTGGCCCGCGACTACCTGACCGAGCAGGGCCTTCTGTAG
- a CDS encoding ATP-binding protein → MCTRLCPASARDDAPDHAPVPPSSDNFTYSLGLPGGAFCASFARAAVRRLLTLHQLDELVDLTELTVSELLSSAYLYTPNTEVSLWLRWRFGELRLTVFDQHTSHLIPQARDCQNERCRSLNLLSRVLAACGGDWGIEQRYPPVPGTSLWASLRPEGARRFAAL, encoded by the coding sequence ATGTGCACCAGGCTATGCCCTGCCTCCGCCCGCGACGACGCCCCCGACCACGCCCCCGTCCCTCCCTCCAGCGACAACTTCACCTACTCGCTGGGACTCCCGGGCGGTGCCTTCTGCGCCTCCTTCGCCCGCGCCGCGGTCCGCCGGCTTCTCACACTCCACCAACTCGACGAGCTCGTCGACCTCACCGAGCTCACCGTCTCCGAACTGCTCTCCAGCGCCTACCTCTACACCCCCAACACCGAGGTGAGTCTCTGGCTGCGCTGGCGCTTCGGCGAACTCCGTCTCACCGTCTTCGACCAGCACACCTCCCACCTAATCCCCCAGGCCCGCGACTGCCAGAACGAGCGCTGTCGTTCCCTCAACCTCCTCTCCCGAGTCCTGGCGGCCTGCGGCGGCGACTGGGGGATCGAGCAGCGGTACCCTCCCGTGCCCGGTACCTCGCTGTGGGCGTCCCTCCGGCCTGAAGGGGCCAGGCGGTTCGCGGCGTTGTGA
- a CDS encoding helix-turn-helix domain-containing protein — protein sequence MPPRTNPTERQLRLGAELRKLRERAGVQPPEAAALLGLDRSRISHIEAARLGIRPERVQLLAESYGCTDATFVAALVERAQERSRGWWSSYRGRLKQSTLDLAELEFHASYIWTFETLFIPGLLQTEGYARSIFDGVDYPLSAGELEARLSFRLQRQQILVGENAPEYHAIIHEAALRVGVGGPAVMRQQLLRLIEMGELPNVTIQVIPFEGSIHPALNGTYVFLGDEVSELSTVFVEHPVSSLFIRDSESIDRYKNLHAGLARRGLPAVEKMSSGVNSEKSTVGLLQHILYTL from the coding sequence ATGCCACCCAGGACAAACCCGACCGAACGTCAACTTCGTCTCGGCGCCGAGCTGCGCAAGCTCAGGGAGCGGGCGGGCGTCCAGCCGCCAGAGGCGGCAGCCCTGCTCGGACTCGATCGCAGCAGGATCAGCCACATCGAGGCGGCTCGCCTCGGCATTCGACCAGAGCGTGTACAACTGCTGGCCGAGTCGTATGGATGCACGGATGCCACCTTCGTCGCAGCCCTTGTCGAGCGGGCCCAGGAGCGAAGCAGGGGATGGTGGAGCAGCTACCGGGGGCGACTCAAGCAGTCCACCCTTGATCTGGCGGAGCTAGAGTTCCATGCGTCCTACATCTGGACGTTTGAGACTCTCTTCATCCCAGGGCTGCTTCAAACGGAGGGATACGCCCGATCCATCTTCGACGGCGTGGACTATCCGCTGTCTGCGGGCGAGCTAGAGGCAAGGCTGAGCTTCCGTTTGCAGCGGCAGCAGATCCTTGTTGGAGAAAATGCCCCCGAGTACCATGCGATCATCCATGAAGCGGCTCTGAGGGTTGGGGTGGGAGGGCCTGCCGTCATGCGCCAGCAGCTTCTGCGGCTTATTGAGATGGGCGAGCTTCCGAACGTGACGATCCAGGTGATCCCCTTCGAAGGTAGCATTCATCCAGCTCTCAATGGGACCTATGTGTTCCTCGGGGATGAAGTCTCAGAGCTGAGCACCGTCTTTGTTGAACATCCAGTGAGCTCCTTGTTCATTCGTGACAGTGAATCGATCGATAGGTATAAAAACTTGCATGCAGGGCTCGCCCGTAGAGGGCTTCCGGCCGTGGAGAAAATGTCTTCCGGAGTGAACAGCGAGAAGAGCACTGTGGGACTTCTTCAGCACATCCTCTATACCCTCTAG
- a CDS encoding DUF397 domain-containing protein: protein MLQIRWRKSSFSSSEDNCIEVAVSQDGMIAIRESDDPSTIITTTPAKLAAFIQGVKAGEFDDFAF, encoded by the coding sequence ATGCTCCAAATTCGTTGGCGAAAATCCTCATTCAGTTCCAGTGAAGACAACTGCATAGAGGTCGCAGTGTCTCAGGACGGAATGATCGCAATCCGCGAGAGCGACGACCCCTCCACAATCATCACCACCACCCCGGCCAAACTCGCCGCCTTCATCCAAGGCGTGAAGGCCGGCGAGTTCGACGACTTTGCCTTCTGA